A window of Daucus carota subsp. sativus chromosome 2, DH1 v3.0, whole genome shotgun sequence genomic DNA:
ACTTGGAAACTTTGGagtgaaatgagaaatgaactcTCAGTCACTCATTATATAGGCAATCCACAACCGGTTCACTTGCCGGTAAACCCTAAAATGAACTGGCTACAGCCCGTAAAATGGGCCTTGGGCCGGTCATCAAGCCTTGTCAAAGGCGGGAAGCCCATAAATTTGAAAAGACCAACCCCTTCCAGAAGAATCGAGAGAACTCTTGAAGACACTTGAAAAATTTAAAGgaaaaaactaaataatataGGCCTGACAAGTTCTAGACTGAGGCCCACAGCATATAGCAGCATCACACTCCTAGGCGTGCTAAATTAATGGTCTTCTTGGCGGGGGTAGCCACGCCTAGGGCACTTTTGCTAATTGAGCAAAAAATGCTATTTATTacgaaaaataaatgaaaattctaGCGAAAATGAAGTTTGTATAactatgtctccttggcgtctgTATACACGCCAAGGGAGTGCTACCAAGAAAAGCCTTGTGAAGGCCCTAAAaatcaaccacgcccaggaggcaTCTCCCCTAGGCGTGGTGTATAATTGTGTCTCCTCGGCgggtgtacccacgccaaggaagcactaaCAATTGAAGCCTTAGGAAGGCCATAAAGTCagccacgcccaggaagcatattTCCTAGACGAGGTATAacaacatgtctccttggcggggttacccacgccaaggaagcataacAATTAAAACCTGATGAAGGCCTTAAacccaaccacgcccaggaagcacatctcctaggcgtggtgtcacaacatgtctccttggcggggttacccacgccaaggaagcatgtcAGTTGAAGCCTATGTGAAGGCCCTAAaatcaaccacgcccaggaggcatctctcctaggcgtggtgtataattgtgtctccttggcgggtgtacccacgccaaggaagcactaaCAAATGAAGCCTATGTAAAGGCCTTGAAGTCAACCACGCCTAGGAGGCGTTGCCACTAGGCGTGGTATGGAattatgtctccttggcgtgcgtacccacgccaagggagCATGTCACAGTGGAAGCTACGTCaagcacgcctaggagacataactcctaggcgtggcatgctaaaatgcctccttggcgcgggtacccacgccaaggaggcagaacaaccaagacatcaaccaaccacgcccaggagacataactcctaggcgtggcaagctaaagtgcttccttggcgggggtacccacgccaagggagCATCTCATGGAGAGGGATGAATTtctattaaagaattatttaattcttaaaagaaatgtcccaaaaattccaaaaatagggaaaaatacaagaaaaatcataaaattgaaattttaattatttaaaggcccgaaaaattctagaaaattggaatttaatcataaaaattccaattaatttgaatttagcccTGGAAAAATACGAAAGTGCTCGAAAGTACCATTACAAACGTAATTTTGAAGAATACTTGTTGTACCAATAAAAAAGACTCGTAGTATCATGAAAATGACtcgaaaaatcaaaagaaagacTCATGTCTTCCGATActccaatcaaaaatgaagtacGATCCCGAAGGATACGAAACAGAGCTATCTTTACTATACAGTCAATTCGAATCATCTCTCGAATTGTTTCAAAGTAGTCAAGATCGGtgagatccttgcgctatttatggaacttcagaCCTTGGACAATGGGAATTTGCAGAAGTTAGCTTTCTCGCATGATATATAAATCAGGAGCTCAGAAAGCCGATGAGGactcagcaacttttgaaaagtttttacaaaacttgtcgaaagttggggggcaaatgatatgggtcagaagtaatatttaattattattagatattaaaagcccaagaacactaaagcccagttaaatagggcctgaggctcttaaatattaattaatcccattaattaattaatagaggcccagtcagaggtccagttacaagtccaaattctataatacatctgattctagcagataaatattcagaagttcggataaacgtcaacaacgAGAGGATAAGAgctctatcttatctcttgcttcgaggcatacttcgataagaagtctgatacacggaatcatacttccacccgacttctgactccgaagcgcctatataaagggctctacccctcataactagaactacattttggacttgattcttctccacgcagaagatacgtaggcatctcgcaccgagaccagtccaaagcacgactCGCTCACCCCcatttttagttctataacagACAATAAAATACCGaacataaaaattttataaagaaaaaaaggtACAACAGTGTGACAAAAAAGAACATGTAACAAAAGATTGAATTACATAACAAATAAGCTAGAGACAATGcggagaaaaaataatttttaacatagATAAGAAAATAGAGaacataaaaaaatgttataaaaaaaGTACAACAGTATGATAAAACAAGatacaacaaaaaataaattatataacaaataaattactgaacatatgaagaaaatattaaattcaatagTGACAAGAAAATACatcacataaaaaattatataaaaaaagtaggttgcttttgattttttataataaatagtatgcttactttttaatttttatacagTACAGAACAAGGAGAACAAGTAAATAAGTACAGTCTTGCTCTCCTATTCTTGAGCTTGTGTCAATTTTTTAGGTTGAAAACTCTTAAGGTAGTTCCTAACTTACTTAGATTAGAGGGTTCCTGGAGGAGAAgaggcacacacacacacacacacagatatatatatatatatatatatatatatacgtctTGCGTAATTTTCaccaattataatttatttatttttaatatgacaaACTACGACATGCAATGTATAGAGAAATCACTAAGTCAAAACATGCTCGTCCATCCTCACGAATTAAGTGATAAGACCTCAATTTTAAAATAGGCATTCATTAATCTGTGCCATACAAAGATTTTGCAGTTCTTCTCTATCAATTCACACTACGATCATGATTAACCTTAAATGAGATCTTTTAAAATCAAGCAAAACAATATCGAAAACCTGTACtttcttataaaaaaagaaTACTCGATTGAGTCATGGTAACAGACAATGGAACCCAGTTCAATAATGCCGAATTCAAAAGTTATTGTGAAGATTACTAGATTGAGCTACGCTTTACCTCAGTTGCCCATCTTCAAGCTAATGGACAGGCTGAGGTGGCTAACAGGATAATCCTCGACGGATTAAAAAAGAGAGTTGAAAAAGCCCACGGATCATGGGCGGACGAGTTACTACCTATACTTTGGGCGTATCGGACAACTTGCAAAGTTTCCACTGGAGCGACCCCTTTTCAGTTAGATTACGGAGCCGAGGCAGTAGTGCCACTTGAAATCACGCACACTTCCTCCAaggtccagcagtatgagctAGAAGCCAATGAAGAAGGTATGCGACTTgcccttgatatgattgatgaaatccgtgatgaagctcatgctaagattgtggaaaaccagaagCGAGCTTCTTACTACAACCTATGGGTTAAAGAACGATACTTTCGAGAAGGAGATCTGGTACTCAGAAAGATTGAGGCTTCTGGGGTAGGCCCCAAAGGCAAGATGACTCCCCATTGAGAAGGCCCCTATCAAGTTAAGACTGTTacaggccatggctcatacaagctCCAAACCCTCGAAGGAATTGAAGTTCCCAGAAGTTGGCATGCGACCAACTtgaaagtatattatatttgatatctATTCTAGTAGGAGTTAGTAGTTGTCCCAaaaataaggtcatgttgaccactgccatgtagttgatTTCGAAAATagtttatctcttttactatgatattaataaaagtCCCGAGGATTCTCCACCCTGACCTTCTCAAGTGTTATTGACTgttatttttttgaagaataaTCCCTAAAATCATGAGTATGGATAAAATCTtgaagctaagaaagaaaaatacaaaGTAAAAACTAAGAACGTGACGAGTAGAAGTCATCAAACCCGGAAGGGTCAACACAATCATTAGAAAATAAATTGGAAATCCTAGGTTATGGATTTATAAGCAAAGGCAAAGGTAAAAATCCTAAGTAAAAATTACTCTGGGTTGATTTCAACTCATGAGTTCGTCTATGGTCCTTTCCCAACAAGATTTGGAGGTCTCGGGAAAGGAGGCATTGTACTCCGCGGCCAGGAGGTCTTCAAATTCACGGGACTTTTTGAAGTCCTCGATCGCTTCTGCCCTAGTCCGCGCCAACTCCGCCTCCAGGGTGCGGACCTTCTTCTGTTCAACCACGAGCTCGGCCTCCACCCTCCGGAACTACTCGAAGTTGGCAGTCGAAGCCTCAAAATAACGATCGCGGTCGCGTTCCGCGATCGTTTTCTCAGCCCTGACCGCCTTTAGATTATGGACGGTGGCCTGGAGGTAGGTATTCACCTGCAGAATAAAACGCGattaaaaagggaaaaaaatcTCTAAGTAAAGAAACTCATAAATAAGACAAAAAAAATGTGTGTTAAAGGATCGGGCTTATCGTAGCCACGACTCGATTATCGTAGCCACGGCCCGGTCCCTTGGGGTAATTACGTTCCGGGACCACTCTGCGGCGGCCCGGGAATCCCCCACTATCGTATCCTTCTTGAGAAGGCCCCACTCCACAACGTAAGGGCTGGGATCTTCGTCCACGGCCACCAGTCGTGGAGTCAAGAAGGCTGGAACCTTCTCGATAAAAGGGACTTCCCCTCCTTTCGCGGCCGTTTCTCGCGAGGGACCTCTATTACCACCGCCTTGGACGCAGCGGCTTCCGGCTTCTTGAAAATGCTTCCAATGGCGGCTTGGGCTGCgagacaaatgtgaaaagaaaggATAAGTACAGTGATCCACAAAcacaatgaaataaaaaaaaacagagagaggtCACTATGGGCTTACCCTCAGGGCCCAAATCACTGAGCCCATGCTCTTGGAGCGAGGCCTCAGATATGAGCAATGAATTGTGTTGGAGGCAATCTTCAGTCAAGATCTTAATGGCCGTCCTTTCTTCGACCCCCAGTTTAAGGGACCTCATGGCCCCATCCTCGGCCCGACTAAAACTGGAATAAAAGTAGTCAGCCCAATCGCCCCCCtccatgtataaataaaaacattatCCCTTCCAACGAAGGAGGGAATCAGGGGCTGAATTAGAAATGAAGATGCTGCGGTCCAAAGTCCTATATTGGATATTGACCCAGCCTTCATCGTTTGGcacatttaaaaatttcaaaaggtATCTAAAAACGGTTACACTGGGCTCTAGGTTATGCTTCTTACACTGGACTAAAAAGCAGTATATAAACCTCCAACCATTGGGTTGAAGTTGGGTTGGACAAACCCGGGCCTCAGCTAGCAATCTATAGATGAACATAGGAGGAAGAAGCCTGAAGCCCGCATAAAACATTTTGTTATAAACTCTAAGGGCCCCGGGCTTTGGGTAACAAGCCCGGTCATTTGGGCCCGGAGCCACGGCCCTATATGGGTGCTCTATGCCAAAGAGTTTAGCAATAATATCGAAATCTTTTTGCTTATACTTAGATGGATAATTATACGGATCAAGATGAAGAAGGTTGGGAAACGACTGGCCAAATTCACTAAGtaaatctcgtacagaagtaacgCTAGCATGGACgagggattttttacctcgACTAGCACGAGAACGAGCCACAGGTGGCTGAGATAGCTGAGATTGCTGCGATCATGAAGAGTCCGCCATTAGAGTACTTGAAGAGAAGGATGGAAACCTAGAAAActgatgaagaggatgaagatTTAACGGAAACTGGGCTGAGGCTTGAATATCAACCTAAAATCTGGAAAAAACTTTGAAAGTCGGCCGAAAACTGgagaaatattgaaaatcaccTTGAGACTCGCCGAAAAACTAGAGAAAACTAAAGAGAACTAGAGAGTGTTTGAGAGTGCTTGGGCTCGTTAACTTGCAAAATGTTTTGGGTGAAATGAGAAATGAGACTCTCAGTCACTAGATTTATAGAAAGTAGGAACCGGTTGCCCTTCCGGTAAACTCTAGGTTTCATCGCCTACAGCCGGTGAAATGGGCTTTGGGCCTATTGAAAAGCCTTGTCATGGGCGGGAAGCCCACGAATTTGAAAAGTCGAACACTTTCTAGAGAGATATCGAGAATTCTAAAAGGCACACGAAAAAATTAAaggaaaaatatgatttataggCCTGACAGCATAGACCAAGGCCCACAACCTATGACAATATGTATCTCCAAGTAAAGAATCATGTCTGCTTGTCGTCTCTAAGCACGCCAAGGGGACACCACTAAATGAGAGCCTTATAAAGGCCCACGATGGAACCACGCCTAGGAAACACATCCTAGAGACGTGGCGACAAACAATGTCTCTTTGACGTTGTTAAGCACGCCAAGGGGACAACACACAATTAAAGCCATGGTTAGGCCAACAATTGAGCCACGCCCAGGAAACACATCCTGAGGGCGTGGTGAAGAacaatgtctccttggcgttgTTAAGCACGCCAAGGGCACATCACACAATTGGAGCTTTGGTCTGACCTACAACCAAACCATGCCCAGGAGGCACATATTGTGGGCGTGGTAAAGGacaatgtctccttggcgttgTTAAGCATGCCAAGGAGACACCATAAGAACAAAGCCTTAAGAAGGCCCTTACCCAAACACGCCTAGGAAGTAATTCTTGTAGGCGTTGTGAgaaacatgtctccttggcgtctgTAGCAACGCAAAGGGCACATGGCAC
This region includes:
- the LOC135150398 gene encoding uncharacterized protein LOC135150398 yields the protein MVTDNGTQFNNAEFKIAHLQANGQAEVANRIILDGLKKRVEKAHGSWADELLPILWAYRTTCKVSTGATPFQLDYGAEAVVPLEITHTSSKVQQYELEANEEGMRLALDMIDEIRDEAHAKIVENQKRASYYNLWVKERYFREGDLVLRKIEASGVGPKGKMTPH